One region of Chlorobiota bacterium genomic DNA includes:
- a CDS encoding DUF3667 domain-containing protein: MEPTAMPPDSATNPATSPAANGAPDQQETDRIAMLMKSRATPPQPSHCLDCGTPVSGHYCANCGQETTAHTLTFRELARDVIGEFVSTNSKFFHTLRKLLLNPGTLTTDYIAGRRERYLMPSRMFIVLSVVFFFVLSLTQVPVSENVVTMAFEKEEIQASFQASGLSQEMFIEKLDSAFTSALPILLLLMVPLFAGMMRLINLTSRNRFIVHLIFSFHLFSFVAAASVVGFLVIVVLGIVAMAAGTEVMETLAALVLIAVAIYALIYTMIALRKVYGYSWAGVFIETLVLSVVGVVIAAGYLSMVAGFALGFVEQ; this comes from the coding sequence ATGGAACCTACCGCAATGCCTCCCGATTCCGCAACGAACCCCGCAACAAGCCCCGCAGCCAACGGCGCACCAGATCAACAAGAAACCGACCGGATAGCAATGCTGATGAAAAGCCGCGCAACCCCGCCGCAACCCAGCCACTGCTTGGATTGCGGCACGCCGGTTAGCGGCCACTACTGCGCCAACTGCGGCCAGGAAACAACCGCCCACACCCTCACCTTCCGCGAACTTGCCCGCGATGTGATTGGCGAGTTTGTTTCCACCAACTCCAAGTTCTTCCACACCCTGCGGAAACTGCTGCTTAACCCGGGAACCCTAACCACCGACTACATCGCCGGGCGGCGGGAACGCTACCTGATGCCCTCGCGGATGTTCATTGTTCTTAGCGTTGTCTTCTTCTTTGTCCTGTCGCTTACTCAGGTTCCGGTTTCGGAGAATGTGGTCACGATGGCGTTTGAGAAGGAAGAGATTCAGGCATCGTTCCAAGCAAGCGGGCTAAGCCAGGAGATGTTTATCGAGAAGCTGGATTCCGCCTTCACCTCCGCGCTTCCTATCCTCCTTCTGCTGATGGTCCCGCTGTTCGCCGGGATGATGCGGCTGATTAACCTTACTTCCCGCAATCGCTTTATCGTCCACCTGATTTTCAGCTTCCACCTTTTCTCGTTTGTGGCGGCGGCCAGCGTGGTGGGGTTCTTGGTGATTGTTGTGCTTGGGATTGTGGCAATGGCTGCCGGGACCGAGGTGATGGAAACCCTTGCCGCACTTGTGCTGATTGCCGTTGCCATCTACGCGCTCATCTACACCATGATCGCGCTCCGGAAAGTTTATGGTTACTCCTGGGCTGGGGTGTTTATCGAGACGCTGGTTCTGTCCGTTGTTGGCGTGGTGATTGCTGCCGGGTATCTCTCGATGGTTGCCGGATTCGCCTTGGGATTTGTGGAGCAGTAA
- a CDS encoding ABC transporter ATP-binding protein: protein MAKHEETEALGKALDRSLLKRLVVYIRPYRWHVAGAVAMAIVSSGFFALRPYVSKIAIDDYLLQKDYGGLLWVIGVMLLLMILQAGLTYALNLLMQFVGQETIHKIRIELFAHLQRLSLRFYDTNPIGRLVTRVTSDVEVLNDFFSSGLVMIVANIFTILGIVIVMFLMSVNLTLVTLVSLVFLLWATSIFRKSVRTAYRETRLHLSRMNAFLNEHVTGALTVKLFRQERPAQEKFDTINKAYTDAQVRSIFYYAVFFPIVDFLSTLSVALILWYGGKEVLQAVPDLGLAQLVQSWFGNVQGDPLTFGTLFAFIQFTEMFFRPVRDLSEKYNILQNAMASSERIFELLDTDSFAAEATGAEPFAIQHGAIEFKDVTFSYDGQHTVIEDLSFAAQPGQTVAIVGATGAGKTSVINILMRYYEHKSGTVLIDGRDLRTIPTADLRRDIALVMQDVFLFRGTILDNITLGDERITLEQAKKAAETVGVAEFIESLPEGYATPVQERGSTLSVGQKQLLSFARALAYDPKILILDEATSSVDTETEQVIQRAIDRLLKGRTSIVIAHRLSTIQKADTILVMHHGRLREAGTHEELLKLNGIYATLHRLQYKLQPSEVAG from the coding sequence ATGGCAAAGCACGAAGAAACCGAGGCATTGGGGAAGGCGCTTGACCGCTCGCTGCTCAAGCGCCTTGTTGTCTATATCCGTCCCTACCGTTGGCACGTGGCTGGCGCGGTCGCAATGGCCATTGTCTCCAGCGGCTTTTTCGCGCTGCGCCCCTACGTTTCCAAAATCGCCATTGATGATTATCTGCTTCAGAAAGACTACGGCGGATTGCTTTGGGTGATTGGGGTGATGCTGTTGCTGATGATCCTGCAAGCCGGCCTTACCTACGCCCTGAACCTGCTGATGCAGTTTGTTGGGCAGGAGACGATCCACAAAATCCGCATCGAGCTGTTCGCCCATCTGCAGCGGCTTTCGCTGCGGTTCTACGACACCAACCCGATTGGCCGATTAGTTACCCGCGTCACCAGCGATGTTGAGGTGTTGAACGATTTCTTCAGCAGCGGATTGGTGATGATTGTGGCGAACATCTTCACCATCCTCGGCATTGTGATCGTGATGTTCCTGATGTCGGTCAACCTGACGCTGGTGACGCTTGTTTCGCTGGTGTTCCTGCTGTGGGCAACCTCCATCTTCCGCAAAAGCGTCCGCACCGCCTACCGCGAAACCCGCCTTCACCTTTCGCGGATGAACGCCTTTTTGAACGAACACGTCACCGGCGCGCTGACCGTGAAGCTCTTCCGGCAAGAACGCCCCGCCCAGGAGAAATTCGACACCATCAACAAAGCCTACACCGATGCCCAAGTCCGCTCCATCTTTTACTATGCCGTCTTCTTCCCAATCGTTGATTTCCTTTCCACACTCTCCGTCGCGCTGATTTTGTGGTATGGGGGGAAGGAGGTGCTTCAGGCGGTCCCCGATTTGGGGCTGGCGCAGCTGGTGCAAAGCTGGTTCGGGAACGTCCAGGGGGACCCGCTCACCTTCGGCACGCTGTTCGCGTTCATCCAGTTCACCGAAATGTTCTTCCGCCCGGTGCGCGATTTGTCGGAGAAGTACAACATCCTTCAGAACGCAATGGCAAGCTCCGAACGAATTTTCGAGCTGCTGGACACCGACTCCTTCGCCGCCGAAGCCACCGGTGCGGAGCCGTTCGCCATCCAGCACGGGGCGATTGAGTTCAAGGATGTCACCTTCAGCTACGACGGCCAGCATACCGTGATCGAGGACCTGAGTTTTGCGGCCCAACCGGGCCAGACCGTGGCGATTGTGGGGGCAACCGGGGCGGGGAAAACTTCCGTCATCAACATTCTGATGCGGTACTACGAGCACAAATCCGGAACGGTGCTGATTGACGGGCGCGACCTGCGGACAATCCCCACCGCCGATCTCCGCCGCGACATCGCGCTGGTGATGCAGGATGTGTTCCTGTTCCGCGGAACAATCCTTGATAACATCACGCTTGGGGACGAGCGCATCACGCTGGAGCAAGCAAAAAAAGCGGCGGAGACGGTGGGGGTGGCGGAGTTCATTGAATCGCTGCCGGAAGGATACGCCACCCCGGTGCAGGAGCGCGGTTCCACCCTAAGCGTGGGCCAAAAGCAGCTTCTCTCCTTTGCGCGCGCGCTTGCCTACGACCCCAAAATTTTGATTCTCGACGAAGCAACCTCCAGCGTGGATACCGAGACCGAGCAGGTAATCCAACGCGCCATTGACCGATTGCTGAAGGGGCGGACCTCCATTGTTATCGCGCACCGGCTTTCAACAATCCAGAAGGCCGACACCATTTTGGTGATGCACCACGGCCGCCTGCGCGAAGCCGGAACCCACGAGGAATTATTGAAGCTGAACGGCATCTACGCCACGCTCCACCGGCTGCAATACAAGCTGCAACCCAGCGAGGTTGCTGGGTAG
- a CDS encoding DUF4279 domain-containing protein — protein sequence MPNKNITRKETHWGYTDGFVETLFVDEVCDLFMQRFNSRIEDIVQYINDNCLETQIDVVVEVEDNQAPSLSMSKDLISLMAKMNGSIDIDLYIY from the coding sequence ATTCCGAATAAAAACATAACAAGGAAGGAGACTCACTGGGGGTATACTGATGGTTTTGTCGAAACTCTGTTTGTGGATGAAGTCTGTGATCTATTCATGCAGAGGTTCAATTCAAGGATTGAAGATATCGTTCAATACATAAATGATAATTGTTTAGAGACTCAAATAGATGTAGTTGTAGAAGTAGAAGATAACCAAGCACCTTCACTTAGTATGAGTAAAGACCTCATAAGCCTAATGGCAAAAATGAACGGTAGTATAGATATTGATTTATACATCTATTAA
- a CDS encoding immunity 26/phosphotriesterase HocA family protein produces the protein MKRQRITLGSIIKIDLGDGYHSYGRILRNAGYGFYDIRTKEEISDMEEIVDKAILFIVAVYDDAITRGHWLKVGKMPLEPSLEVMPNKFIQDGLHPDQFSLYDPNTGAIYPSTREACRGLERAAVWEPEHVEERLRDHFAGRKNRLVEKDRLTLYGSVESS, from the coding sequence ATGAAAAGACAACGGATCACACTTGGTTCGATCATCAAGATAGATTTGGGAGATGGGTATCATTCCTATGGTCGGATACTACGGAATGCAGGGTATGGATTTTATGATATTCGGACGAAGGAAGAGATAAGCGATATGGAGGAGATTGTGGATAAGGCTATCCTTTTCATCGTTGCTGTGTACGATGATGCGATCACCCGAGGTCATTGGTTAAAGGTGGGAAAAATGCCGTTAGAACCATCGTTAGAAGTAATGCCGAATAAATTTATCCAGGATGGGTTACATCCGGATCAATTTTCATTATATGATCCCAATACGGGAGCTATCTACCCGAGTACGCGGGAAGCGTGTCGTGGCTTAGAGCGTGCAGCAGTGTGGGAGCCGGAGCATGTGGAAGAGCGGTTGCGGGATCATTTTGCAGGTAGGAAGAATCGGTTGGTAGAAAAAGATCGGCTTACTTTGTATGGTTCAGTAGAGAGCAGTTAA
- a CDS encoding DUF416 family protein — protein MLNQLKQNLNSLKELQYEHKIMFAAACCERMLPNYKAFSEIENWGDVSALSNALAIAWQFVKTKDENILELIQQCENQAPDTEIFNSLYTSAALDASNSIVESLLFIVDGSFDHIELISQYAIDTIDMFIQVRDDLDFNSDPLFEKKIYNDELMIKEITKQVSDIQWLSSHLKRTDSDIDFFRNHSNPSSPYSSIGVG, from the coding sequence ATGCTGAATCAGCTAAAACAAAATCTGAACTCCTTGAAGGAATTGCAGTATGAGCATAAGATAATGTTTGCTGCTGCATGTTGTGAGAGAATGCTGCCGAATTACAAAGCGTTTTCAGAAATTGAAAACTGGGGTGATGTATCAGCATTATCTAATGCTTTAGCTATTGCTTGGCAATTTGTCAAAACTAAGGATGAGAACATTTTAGAACTGATACAGCAATGTGAAAATCAAGCACCGGATACTGAAATATTCAATTCTTTGTACACATCGGCAGCTCTTGATGCTAGTAATAGTATTGTTGAGTCTTTACTGTTCATTGTGGATGGTTCTTTTGATCACATTGAATTAATCAGCCAATATGCAATTGATACTATAGATATGTTTATCCAGGTAAGGGATGATCTCGATTTCAATTCTGACCCTCTATTTGAAAAGAAAATCTATAATGATGAATTAATGATTAAAGAAATCACAAAACAGGTTTCAGATATTCAATGGTTATCTTCTCATTTAAAGAGAACAGATTCAGACATAGATTTTTTTAGAAATCATTCTAATCCATCATCACCGTATAGTAGCATAGGAGTAGGATAA
- a CDS encoding immunity 26/phosphotriesterase HocA family protein, which translates to MTRQRITPGSIIKIDLGDGYHSYGRILRNAGYGFYDIRTKEEISDMEEIVDKAILFIVAVYDDAITRGHWLKVGKMPLEPSLEVMPNKFIQDGLHPDKFRIYDPNTGAMYPSTREACRGLERAAVWEPEHVEERLRDHFAGRKNRLVEKDRLTLYGSVESS; encoded by the coding sequence ATGACAAGACAACGGATCACACCTGGTTCGATCATCAAGATAGATTTAGGAGACGGGTATCATTCCTATGGTCGGATACTACGGAATGCAGGGTATGGATTTTATGATATTCGGACGAAGGAAGAGATAAGCGATATGGAGGAGATTGTGGATAAGGCTATTCTTTTTATCGTTGCTGTGTACGATGATGCGATCACCCGAGGTCATTGGCTAAAGGTGGGAAAAATGCCGTTAGAACCATCGTTAGAAGTAATGCCGAATAAATTTATCCAGGATGGGTTACATCCGGATAAATTTCGAATATATGATCCTAATACAGGAGCTATGTACCCGAGTACGCGGGAAGCGTGTCGTGGCTTAGAGCGTGCGGCAGTGTGGGAGCCGGAGCATGTGGAAGAGCGGTTGCGGGATCATTTTGCAGGTAGGAAGAATCGGTTGGTAGAAAAAGATCGGCTTACTTTGTATGGTTCAGTAGAGAGCAGTTAA
- a CDS encoding L,D-transpeptidase family protein: protein MDSLESQYTIVAPKIFQQKLSYDSVGRIVKQESKNGGQGSWLVQGYEYDGVDRLQKWSRLGVGDTVLYEYDKVGNRTLSARIDGQDVRTYQYGAPTSGPNRLEQSLQQQGGVTTRTNYGYNLNGSITDRIRHSQVAPPFWGLAGEDHFGYSYRELNWKYQNGNPWENNHWDWRYRYNAQGEREQKRLYHGPLPDSIVGQPYPWVQYLLGGSKEQLAVWHGQQMSGPFCDTAWRRNVFLYPTEYLSYGVGKHSNVVTRPNGAKEYRFFDHLGSSRGVLGSNGFTYSDYAPFGGLLAGGTESRKGFIGKEKDGESGLRNLGVRQYDDEAGRFMSVDAFWESNRYTTPYHYSRNNPTNRIDGSGLWDIEIHFMRNRGEEGGSFVGVATLKDRNGKEIYSFIVRGQGEGRDRMHTDHDTPTGVYDIDDKAPWTSGGSRASYGPNPRLVLTGESGEIKESGRTLIRIHGGQQEEYNEKTKKWEPVEDPQLQATHGCLRTFDHIMKELKEKVEELEKNDSQEVPGKLIISDDIPVPGDMTQQPVSEMPQ from the coding sequence TTGGATTCTCTGGAGAGCCAGTACACGATCGTCGCGCCGAAGATATTCCAGCAGAAATTATCGTACGACTCAGTAGGGCGGATCGTGAAGCAGGAATCGAAGAATGGTGGGCAGGGGAGTTGGTTGGTGCAGGGGTATGAGTACGACGGGGTGGACCGGCTACAGAAATGGAGCCGGTTGGGTGTGGGCGACACGGTGTTGTACGAGTACGACAAGGTGGGGAACCGAACCCTGAGTGCTCGGATAGATGGCCAGGATGTGCGAACGTACCAGTACGGCGCACCAACAAGCGGCCCGAACCGGTTGGAGCAGAGCCTGCAGCAACAAGGGGGAGTAACGACGCGGACGAACTACGGGTACAACCTCAACGGTTCAATCACGGATCGGATAAGGCACAGCCAGGTAGCTCCTCCATTTTGGGGTTTGGCGGGTGAGGATCACTTCGGCTACAGCTACCGTGAGCTAAACTGGAAGTACCAGAATGGGAACCCGTGGGAGAACAACCATTGGGATTGGCGCTACCGGTACAACGCGCAGGGAGAGCGAGAGCAGAAGCGGTTGTACCACGGCCCATTGCCAGACAGCATCGTAGGCCAGCCCTACCCGTGGGTGCAGTATCTGCTTGGCGGGAGCAAAGAGCAGCTTGCGGTGTGGCACGGCCAGCAAATGAGCGGTCCCTTTTGCGACACGGCTTGGCGGCGGAATGTGTTTCTGTATCCAACGGAGTATCTGAGCTATGGAGTAGGGAAGCACAGCAACGTAGTAACGCGCCCTAACGGAGCGAAGGAATACCGTTTCTTCGACCACTTAGGCTCCAGCCGTGGAGTACTGGGAAGCAACGGATTCACATACAGCGATTACGCGCCATTTGGAGGGTTATTAGCCGGCGGAACGGAGAGCCGGAAGGGATTTATAGGCAAAGAGAAGGATGGAGAGAGCGGTCTGCGGAATTTAGGGGTGAGGCAGTATGATGATGAGGCAGGAAGGTTTATGAGTGTGGATGCGTTCTGGGAAAGCAATCGTTATACTACTCCATATCATTACTCGAGAAATAATCCAACGAATCGTATTGATGGAAGTGGTTTATGGGATATTGAAATCCATTTTATGAGGAATCGAGGAGAAGAAGGGGGGAGTTTTGTAGGTGTTGCTACTCTCAAAGATAGGAATGGAAAGGAGATTTATTCATTTATTGTAAGAGGGCAAGGGGAAGGAAGAGATAGAATGCATACAGACCATGATACTCCAACAGGAGTATATGATATAGATGATAAAGCACCTTGGACAAGCGGCGGGAGTCGAGCCTCTTATGGCCCTAACCCACGATTAGTTCTTACGGGGGAATCTGGTGAAATCAAAGAGAGTGGAAGAACACTTATCCGTATTCATGGAGGACAACAAGAGGAATACAACGAAAAGACAAAGAAATGGGAACCGGTTGAGGATCCTCAATTACAGGCAACTCATGGATGTCTGCGAACATTTGATCATATCATGAAAGAGTTAAAAGAGAAAGTGGAGGAATTAGAAAAAAATGATTCTCAAGAAGTCCCTGGTAAGCTGATAATCTCAGATGACATACCAGTTCCAGGAGATATGACACAGCAGCCTGTTTCGGAAATGCCACAATAA